CAGTTCTGTCTCTTATTTCAGGATTTTTCTCTGGAGTATTCAATGTCAGTAGCTTCCACGATTTTGCACAATGAGTTATGGAAAAACATCAGAAGATTTTAACACGTCAGTGGGCGAATTAGCCATCCTGATGAATGATACTTTTACTTGCTGCCTAAGGAACTATGAAGCATTACTGCCTTACCttgagaaaaaagaaacaaaacctaAAATATATCACAAATTAGTGCACATTAATATACTGTTGAACAAGTTAAATGAAGAGCTTGTAGGACTTAGGGTTGACTACGTAACAGTGGAGTCATATGAACCAAAAAGGGAGACTTTCCTGACTGAACAAGGTAGGAAGAGAGGAATGTTCGATGTGTCCAAGGTAGACAGACATGAGACCAAAAGTATAAAAACAGAAGCACCATTTTCCAGTTGTACCAAACATTCCATTGCATCATCCTCGGAGACTGGAAAAAGCATGCAGTCAGAGAATTTGGTATCAGTGGATACTGAAGAAACTAGTTATACACAGGCACAGAAGTCAGATaatcatggtacgaaaaacataaaaacagaaatacaaaactCAAATGAAGTTGAAGATTTACTTGTAGTTCCCATTGGTAATGGTGAAATACCTTCAGGTCAAACATTATTTGATGCCACGAGTAATGGAATGACGgtttattatgctggtgacgaggaaggTGAACCTGTAGCAGGTAGACATTGGGGAGGCAATGCTTATGATAAACCTGCTGATATAATTACTCAGAGGGAAAATAATGAATGTGTTTCATTACAAAAGGTAGAGACTGTGTCTAGTGCACAAGAGAAAAATGATATAGGTGACAAAGTAAAGAAAAATACTCCAGATTTTCCTATCATAAGTGAGAAAGATAGTTTACATGGTCATAGTTCAGAGAAACTGTGTAGTTCAGAAGATAAATTGCATGGCGTCATAAGGCACAAGGGTGGAAGATATAAGTGTATATTGTGTGATCGTGAACTTATCAATTACCAGGCAGTACTTGGTCATGTGACAGGAAAGAAGCATAAATTGAAACAAAAAACTGCCATGAACAACAGTTCTGAAGTTTCAAATAATTCAGAATCTGCTTCTGCTTCTTCTGCTGTTTGCTGCTCAATTGCTGATACTTTTGTTATTGTAGAGGACAGACACCAGGTAATATCAATGAAACATGCAGTCAGATTAGATGATATGTGGGAATATTTTGATGCAACATTTCACATTAACAAAAAATTTTTCAGGATTCATTCAGGGCAATTAATATGCTACCTTTGCAATGAACGGATAGGGAAATATGTGCTTCATGTGAAGAAACACATTTCTAGTGTTAGGCATCTTCAtaggataaaaaattaaaaagaaattgaacTTAAAAATAAATCATCAAATAAACAATTATTGGATATACCAGGCATTCTGAAGAACATTATTCCCACGACTCAGTTTAGTTtggaaaacaaaggcttttttttgTAGTGTGTGCGACTGCTTTTGTGAAAATGAAATAGTATTATGTCATATGACAGGTTTCAGCCATTGGAAGAAAGGTagacgaaatggaatgatcaatgGAGCattaacaactacaacaatataagAATATTGAAACAGAAGTTTTGTGTGTATTTGATTACAATATTACAACTGCAATATACACTTAAGTGGATCACATGTGTGGCCAGCATGAAAGCTATATTACACTAGGAGTAAAAGGACAAAGATGTACAAACATGGCGAGTGAGCTTGAGAGTACGAAGATATTATACACTGAGTTGATGTTGTGGTCAGTAAAATATGTACACACATTGTGTACATGCAACAACTATGCTGGCTATGCAAGTGTATCATAGCAGTGTGTATTGtagatagtttttatttttttgtgaacttgtgtgtgtgtgtgtgtgtgtgtgtgtgtgtgtgtgtgtgtgtgtgtgtgagagagagagagagagagagagagagagagagagatcatcagA
This Schistocerca nitens isolate TAMUIC-IGC-003100 chromosome 1, iqSchNite1.1, whole genome shotgun sequence DNA region includes the following protein-coding sequences:
- the LOC126199933 gene encoding uncharacterized protein LOC126199933 — its product is MSYGKTSEDFNTSVGELAILMNDTFTCCLRNYEALLPYLEKKETKPKIYHKLVHINILLNKLNEELVGLRVDYVTVESYEPKRETFLTEQGRKRGMFDVSKVDRHETKSIKTEAPFSSCTKHSIASSSETGKSMQSENLVSVDTEETSYTQAQKSDNHGTKNIKTEIQNSNEVEDLLVVPIGNGEIPSGQTLFDATSNGMTVYYAGDEEGEPVAGRHWGGNAYDKPADIITQRENNECVSLQKVETVSSAQEKNDIGDKVKKNTPDFPIISEKDSLHGHSSEKLCSSEDKLHGVIRHKGGRYKCILCDRELINYQAVLGHVTGKKHKLKQKTAMNNSSEVSNNSESASASSAVCCSIADTFVIVEDRHQVISMKHAVRLDDMWEYFDATFHINKKFFRIHSGQLICYLCNERIGKYVLHVKKHISSVRHLHRIKN